A part of Streptomyces sp. NBC_01235 genomic DNA contains:
- a CDS encoding DUF2264 domain-containing protein codes for MTAPHLSADADRLPPPDPDLSPRTGYTRAHWEATADRLLAALRPYATRGLAQYRLPGRTSHSGAWSDGLEGYARSFLLAAFRIAGSGGAVGPDLIERYATGLAAGVDPCHPEHWPPITDRSQPMVEAASVALALHETRPWIWEQLTDRTREMAVAWLGGFVGATVNDSNWRLFQVIVEEFLASVGGPHDRAEIDAGLDRLDTWYRGGGWYTDGDGRKFDYYNAWALHLYPVLWARVAGPRADPARVATHRARLREFLGVHQYFFGSDGAPVHQGRSLTYRYAAAAPLWAGALADATPLSPGRTRRLASGALKHFTDHQVPDEQGLLSLGWYRPYLPVTQPYSGPASPYWASKAFLGLLLPADHPVWTAPEEAGPVDTADRHLTLPAPGWLLHSTAADGIVRLVNHGTDRLPPPPAASDDSSHYTAFAYSSATAPQTPPAGEPPGPDNRIALLTPTGPSRRGRIHPLYARGRRAASWHAPLGPDGEERPRITTASVVHGPWEVRVHRVEAQAGTPVREGGWAVACDDARPVARTGRAWARARRADGLTSALVGLFGWDDATAGVARARGHNAYGDHSAVPVLTTPHPGGTLLLATLVVLTADPLVSADVRTGACAVPLADGTLEIRFPDGTTETVAPAPGPG; via the coding sequence ATGACCGCGCCGCATCTGTCGGCCGACGCCGACCGTCTGCCGCCCCCCGACCCCGACCTGTCCCCCCGCACCGGCTACACCCGGGCCCACTGGGAGGCGACCGCCGACCGGCTGCTCGCCGCGCTCCGGCCCTACGCCACTCGCGGCCTCGCCCAGTACCGCCTGCCCGGCCGCACCAGCCACTCCGGCGCCTGGTCGGACGGACTGGAGGGATACGCCCGCTCGTTCCTGCTGGCTGCCTTCCGCATCGCGGGCTCCGGCGGAGCCGTCGGGCCCGACCTCATCGAGCGCTACGCCACCGGGCTCGCCGCCGGAGTCGACCCCTGCCATCCGGAGCACTGGCCGCCCATCACCGACCGCTCCCAGCCCATGGTCGAGGCGGCTTCCGTCGCCCTCGCCCTGCACGAGACCCGCCCCTGGATCTGGGAGCAACTCACCGACAGAACAAGGGAGATGGCGGTCGCCTGGCTCGGCGGCTTCGTCGGCGCCACCGTCAACGACTCCAACTGGCGGCTGTTCCAGGTCATCGTCGAGGAGTTCCTCGCCTCGGTCGGCGGTCCGCACGACCGCGCCGAGATCGACGCGGGTCTGGACCGCCTCGACACCTGGTACCGGGGCGGCGGCTGGTACACCGACGGCGACGGCCGGAAGTTCGACTACTACAACGCCTGGGCCCTGCACCTCTACCCCGTCCTGTGGGCCCGCGTCGCCGGCCCCCGCGCGGACCCCGCCCGCGTCGCCACCCACCGCGCCCGCCTGCGCGAGTTCCTCGGCGTCCACCAGTACTTCTTCGGCTCCGACGGCGCCCCCGTCCACCAGGGCCGCTCCCTCACCTACCGCTACGCCGCCGCCGCCCCGCTCTGGGCGGGCGCCCTCGCCGACGCCACACCGCTGTCACCCGGCCGCACCCGCCGTCTCGCCTCGGGCGCCCTGAAGCACTTCACCGACCACCAAGTACCGGACGAGCAGGGTTTGTTGAGTCTGGGCTGGTACCGGCCCTACCTTCCCGTCACCCAGCCGTACTCGGGACCGGCCTCCCCGTACTGGGCGAGCAAGGCCTTCCTCGGTCTGCTCCTGCCCGCCGATCACCCGGTGTGGACGGCACCCGAGGAGGCGGGCCCCGTCGACACCGCCGACCGGCACCTGACCCTGCCCGCACCGGGGTGGCTGTTGCACTCCACGGCCGCCGACGGGATCGTCCGCCTGGTCAACCACGGCACCGACCGGCTCCCGCCGCCGCCCGCCGCGTCCGACGACAGCTCGCACTACACGGCTTTCGCCTACTCCTCCGCGACCGCCCCCCAGACCCCGCCCGCCGGCGAGCCACCCGGCCCCGACAACCGCATCGCCCTGCTGACCCCCACCGGCCCGTCCCGCCGAGGCCGCATCCACCCGCTGTACGCGCGCGGCCGGCGCGCGGCGTCCTGGCACGCCCCGCTCGGCCCGGACGGCGAGGAGCGCCCGCGCATCACCACCGCGAGCGTGGTGCACGGACCGTGGGAGGTCCGCGTGCACCGCGTCGAGGCACAGGCCGGCACCCCCGTGCGCGAAGGCGGCTGGGCCGTGGCCTGCGACGACGCCAGGCCCGTCGCGCGGACGGGTCGGGCCTGGGCGCGGGCCCGCCGCGCCGACGGCCTGACCTCGGCCCTCGTCGGCCTGTTCGGCTGGGACGACGCCACCGCCGGGGTGGCGCGGGCCCGCGGCCACAACGCCTACGGCGACCACTCGGCCGTCCCGGTCCTCACCACGCCGCACCCGGGCGGCACGTTGCTCCTGGCGACGCTGGTGGTCCTCACCGCCGACCCGCTGGTCTCGGCCGACGTACGGACAGGAGCCTGTGCGGTCCCCCTCGCCGACGGCACCCTGGAGATCCGCTTCCCGGACGGCACCACCGAGACCGTCGCCCCGGCACCGGGGCCGGGG
- a CDS encoding extracellular solute-binding protein, whose product MPSMSRRSLLRSVAAGGAAVAVPGLLTACSTGSDDKDVSNAGKELAPWPAYAAPAGPRPDLAPSDAGVQAGFTSYPSSLVTSVARTPGDGSTVKVLTVTFGTPPKAAAQNQYWRAVEKALGVKIEFTVVPQADYQKKMATVMAGDPDSLPDVINVFSGVTLPREAQFVQRRAEDLTPHLSGAAAKDYPNLAGIPTHAWRDMGRIGGRLYGIPVERPLPGSTLWLNQGLFTEAGMKDGWTSTDFTAVARKGTHGKQYALGASVGSLFGNAVHAAAHNAPNAWAVDKNGTFHPHYTDDRYKAAVAFQAQLRKNGSYHPDATSLSPVDLGTLFLNGTVASLQDGFNAYQSRYLDAEGLLTPAPALPYSVDGTPGGVVAARRSFGYTILKKAGKERVQLLLRLLDHLAAPFGTKEWELVHFGVEGVHFTRGKDGSPRATKLGEVENVSNLPFRFLADGPQVLFLPGLPDAARALHTWQQRVVPVAIRNASFGLKSRTETSQGATLKALMDDTITAVIAGRAPLSEYDEAVRTWRSRGGDRMAGEYAEEYDNNT is encoded by the coding sequence ATGCCCAGCATGTCCCGACGCTCGCTGCTGCGATCCGTGGCCGCGGGTGGCGCCGCTGTCGCCGTCCCCGGTCTGCTCACCGCCTGCTCCACGGGTTCGGACGACAAAGACGTCTCCAACGCGGGCAAGGAACTCGCCCCCTGGCCCGCCTACGCGGCGCCCGCCGGGCCCCGCCCCGACCTCGCCCCCAGCGACGCGGGCGTCCAGGCCGGTTTCACGTCTTACCCCTCCTCCCTGGTCACCTCGGTCGCCCGCACACCCGGCGACGGCTCCACCGTGAAGGTCCTGACCGTCACCTTCGGCACCCCGCCCAAGGCGGCCGCGCAGAACCAGTACTGGCGAGCCGTCGAGAAGGCCCTCGGCGTGAAGATCGAGTTCACGGTGGTCCCGCAGGCCGACTACCAGAAGAAGATGGCCACCGTCATGGCCGGCGACCCCGACTCGCTGCCCGACGTCATCAACGTCTTCTCCGGGGTCACCTTGCCTCGCGAGGCCCAGTTCGTGCAGCGCAGAGCCGAGGACCTGACGCCCCACCTCTCCGGCGCGGCGGCCAAGGACTACCCCAACCTGGCCGGCATCCCCACCCACGCCTGGCGTGACATGGGCCGCATCGGCGGCCGGCTCTACGGCATCCCCGTCGAACGCCCGCTGCCCGGCTCGACCCTCTGGCTGAACCAGGGCCTGTTCACCGAGGCCGGCATGAAGGACGGCTGGACCTCCACCGACTTCACCGCCGTGGCCAGGAAAGGCACCCACGGCAAGCAGTACGCGCTCGGCGCCTCCGTCGGCTCCCTCTTCGGCAACGCCGTCCACGCCGCCGCCCACAACGCCCCGAACGCCTGGGCCGTCGACAAGAACGGCACCTTCCACCCCCACTACACCGACGACCGCTACAAGGCCGCCGTCGCCTTCCAGGCCCAACTGCGCAAGAACGGCTCCTACCACCCCGACGCCACCTCGCTCTCCCCGGTGGACCTCGGCACCCTCTTCCTCAACGGCACCGTCGCCTCCCTCCAGGACGGCTTCAACGCCTACCAGAGCCGCTACCTCGACGCCGAGGGCCTGCTGACCCCGGCGCCGGCCCTGCCCTACAGCGTCGACGGCACGCCCGGCGGCGTCGTCGCCGCGCGCCGCTCCTTCGGCTACACGATCCTGAAGAAGGCGGGGAAGGAACGTGTCCAGCTCCTGCTGCGCCTCCTCGACCACCTCGCGGCCCCCTTCGGGACCAAGGAGTGGGAACTCGTCCACTTCGGCGTGGAGGGCGTCCACTTCACCCGCGGCAAGGACGGCTCCCCGCGGGCGACCAAGCTCGGCGAGGTGGAGAACGTCTCCAACCTGCCGTTCCGCTTCCTGGCCGACGGCCCGCAGGTGCTGTTCCTGCCGGGCCTGCCCGATGCCGCACGAGCCCTGCACACCTGGCAGCAAAGGGTGGTCCCGGTCGCGATCCGCAACGCCTCCTTCGGCCTGAAGTCCCGCACCGAGACCTCCCAGGGCGCCACGCTCAAGGCCCTGATGGACGACACGATCACCGCCGTGATCGCAGGCCGTGCCCCTCTGTCGGAGTACGACGAGGCAGTGAGGACATGGCGCTCCCGGGGCGGCGACAGAATGGCCGGGGAGTACGCCGAGGAGTACGACAACAACACCTGA
- a CDS encoding carbohydrate ABC transporter permease codes for MSAHVRPGWMEKPRPVTQAAKAVALTAVVLLVCVPFLVILSTSLAAPREVVANGGWVLWPEHPTLQAYRDILDGGIVTHALAVSAGVTLVGTALSLVCTVTLAYALSRPGVFGGRPVLLLILFTFLFPPGMIPGFLLVKELDLLGSYGSLILPVLVNVFNLVVLRGFFQGIPEELYEAARLDGAGDWRVLWSIVLPLSKAALAVVGLFYAVAYWNSWFYASLYLESDRWPLQQVLRTYVVAGSGLTDTTTGEATINAPQTIQMAVLVIATVPILLVYPFLQKYFTKGVLTGAVKS; via the coding sequence GTGAGCGCCCACGTCCGGCCCGGCTGGATGGAGAAACCGCGGCCTGTCACCCAGGCGGCGAAGGCCGTCGCCCTCACCGCGGTGGTCCTGCTGGTCTGCGTGCCCTTCCTCGTCATCCTCTCGACCTCGCTCGCCGCCCCGCGCGAAGTCGTGGCGAACGGCGGCTGGGTGCTGTGGCCCGAACACCCCACCCTCCAGGCGTACCGGGACATCCTCGACGGCGGCATCGTCACCCACGCCCTCGCCGTCAGCGCCGGGGTCACCCTCGTCGGCACCGCGCTGAGCCTCGTCTGCACGGTCACCCTCGCCTACGCGCTCTCCCGCCCCGGCGTGTTCGGCGGCCGGCCGGTGCTGCTGCTGATCCTGTTCACCTTCCTCTTCCCGCCGGGCATGATCCCGGGCTTCCTGCTGGTCAAGGAGCTGGACCTGCTGGGCAGCTACGGCTCGCTGATCCTCCCGGTGCTCGTCAATGTCTTCAACCTGGTCGTCCTGCGCGGCTTCTTCCAGGGCATCCCCGAGGAGCTGTACGAGGCGGCCCGCCTCGACGGCGCAGGGGACTGGCGCGTGCTGTGGTCCATCGTGCTGCCACTGTCCAAGGCGGCGCTCGCCGTGGTCGGACTGTTCTACGCGGTGGCGTACTGGAACTCCTGGTTCTACGCCTCGCTCTACCTCGAGAGCGACCGCTGGCCGCTGCAACAGGTGCTGCGCACCTACGTCGTGGCCGGCTCCGGCCTCACCGACACCACCACCGGGGAGGCCACGATCAACGCGCCGCAGACCATCCAGATGGCGGTGCTGGTGATCGCCACCGTGCCGATCCTGCTCGTCTACCCCTTCCTGCAGAAGTACTTCACCAAGGGCGTGCTCACCGGCGCCGTCAAGAGCTGA
- a CDS encoding LacI family DNA-binding transcriptional regulator codes for MTAQGRVTIREVAERAGVSVATVSRVLSGNYPVPPATRTRVLRAARALDYVANANARALVGGGRKTVAVVLRQVTSPFYAQVAEGVEAEAAANGRLCLVGTTGGDPQRELEFVQLMREEGARLVILVGGVVEDDAYRERVAHYAQALDSAGARLVLCGRPAPDPDIPALVVEFDNEAGARAITGHLLSAGHRRIVFLGGLPGNTALDARVHGYRAALAEHGLPPSAAHVVDCGLGRAAGLRAMTELLNEHPEFTAVFAGDDMVAAGVLRAIAEAGLRVPDDISVVGYNDIPLAEDFHPPLTTVRTPAEELGRAAVRIALRDPEHAAGTHHLLGTHIVVRDSVAAPPPGRGD; via the coding sequence ATGACGGCACAGGGGCGGGTGACCATCCGTGAGGTGGCCGAACGGGCGGGCGTGTCCGTGGCGACGGTCTCGCGCGTGCTCAGCGGCAACTATCCGGTACCGCCCGCCACCCGCACCCGGGTCCTGCGCGCGGCCCGCGCCCTCGACTACGTCGCCAACGCCAACGCCCGTGCCCTGGTCGGCGGCGGCCGCAAGACGGTCGCCGTCGTCCTGCGCCAGGTCACCAGCCCCTTCTACGCCCAGGTCGCCGAGGGCGTCGAGGCGGAGGCCGCCGCCAACGGCCGGCTCTGCCTGGTCGGCACCACCGGCGGGGACCCGCAGCGCGAGCTGGAGTTCGTGCAGCTCATGCGGGAGGAGGGCGCCCGACTGGTGATCCTGGTAGGCGGGGTCGTCGAGGACGACGCCTACCGCGAGCGCGTCGCCCACTACGCCCAGGCCCTGGACTCCGCCGGCGCCCGGTTGGTGCTGTGCGGACGGCCCGCCCCCGACCCCGACATCCCCGCGCTGGTCGTCGAGTTCGACAACGAGGCCGGGGCCCGCGCGATCACCGGGCACCTGCTCTCGGCCGGCCACCGCAGAATCGTCTTCCTGGGCGGACTGCCCGGCAACACCGCCCTGGACGCCCGCGTCCACGGCTACCGCGCCGCCCTCGCCGAGCACGGTCTGCCGCCGTCCGCCGCCCATGTCGTCGACTGCGGTCTCGGGCGGGCCGCCGGACTCCGCGCGATGACCGAACTCCTCAATGAACACCCGGAGTTCACGGCCGTCTTCGCCGGGGACGACATGGTCGCGGCCGGCGTCCTGCGCGCCATAGCCGAGGCCGGACTGCGTGTCCCCGACGACATCTCCGTCGTCGGCTACAACGACATTCCGCTCGCCGAGGACTTCCACCCGCCCCTCACCACCGTCCGCACGCCCGCCGAGGAACTCGGCCGCGCCGCCGTGCGCATCGCCCTGCGCGACCCCGAACACGCCGCCGGCACCCACCATCTGCTCGGCACCCACATCGTCGTACGCGACAGCGTCGCCGCGCCCCCACCCGGGCGCGGCGACTGA